TTTGAGGGACAGAAGTGGTGGCAGACAGGGACGGAGAGGAGCTAAGAAGAAATGGTGTTGGAAGAGAGGGAAGACAAGTTGTGCATGGGAGAAAGAAATGAGTGGCTACTAGGGTGTTAAATAGTGGCAGCTGCAAACCGAGAAACCCAAAGGGCAGGCAAGAGGAAGTAAGCTTCTTCTGATCTACACAGTGCACAGCCCAGTCCAAGACCCTGACCTATAGGGACAAAACCAAACTATGGTCCAAATGGCAGTCACATGCAGGAAATATTAAACTGAAAGCGGAACTGCGAAGAGAGAGACACAGAGACATAGAGAGGGAGAGAGACCATACTGAGGAGCTTGTGTGAGTCTCATGCTACTCGTACATCGCCGCTGCAAGTGGGAGGAAGCTTTGAACAACAGGAGATGAAGTGCTGGTGGGAGAGACGACTTGGAGGCCAGTACTGTCAGAAGGAGAAACACATGCCATGTTACTTGAACTGCCAAAATATATGTGGGTTTATTGTTCTTGCCCCCACATTATGTACTTAATATTTGTATGAAATAAGAACAGTGGCTCTACAGTTACTGGTAGATGGCTTTGTTTGCGGCTCTATTTGGACATGTCTAGGGTTCAGTGTACACCCATGCATGAAGCACAAATCTCTTGTCTCCACAAACACTAGGGCCCGGGGGAACAGCGATACCGGGTAAATTCCAGTCACTACTCACTACTCTATAGATGCGCAAGTGCCTCCTAGACAATGTAATTATGGTGACATTTCTGTACAGTTTCCTAATTCCTATCTACATATCGATCCTGTCAGATCAGAAATTTTAGCACTCTCAGCTTTGCTCCTTATAAAAATATAACTAATACCATGCACAACTGCTGAAACATGAGTGCATGAACCGAACCAATCAGTTAATAGATTTTTCTGGCGCTGAATACCTCACAGTGTATCAGATTCAGCAGTGTCATGATGCTGACTGGTCTCTTCGATCATTTGGCACCCACGGCCCATGTCTTGCGGCGCCTGATAATCAATACATGTATGGGGCACATTGACAAGTGTTATTACACCCACACATTATCAGGCAGAATCAAGACCAATACTGTGGGTTCATGTATCAGATCGGTGCACTGTTTCAAGTACAGAAATGGAGTGAAACAAAGGAATGAGCTGGTTGCAGATAAACTCATACTTGCAATTTTGTGAAATGATTACTTACTGAAACGCTTTGGTTCCCCTACTTCAGTCATTTTCATTCTTGTTCTGTTGCTCAAGTTGACCTGATATAAAATGATGTAGCCAAGCTTCCTAAAAGTATGACAAGGAAAATGATCGGCAAGTTAGTTAGAaatgttagagttataatataagtcatgtatacccctttgtatttatcccgtagtataaggggtttcctgcatatgtaccacacctgtacatgtatatatatcggcctatggcctcatgggaatacaagttgcttattcctaacatggtattagagctttAGGTCTCTTTTTCGCACGCGCAACTCGTGCTACAATCCCAtctccgtcgccgccgcgggtTCTCTTTGCCTCGGCGTCGCTGCTGTGTCTCCAGCCGCTTTTCACGCCTCCCGTCGCTCCCGCTCTCAGGGCCGCTTCCGCTCGGCAGCTCCTGCCGTCCGCCAGCAGGCGCCGCTCCCGCCCGCCCGCTCCCGCCCGCCAGGACTTCGCCCGGTCGCCAGGTCCCCTCCCGCCAGGACTTCGCCCGCCAGCTCCTGCCGTCCGCAGCTCTCGCCCGCCAGGACTTCGCCCGGTCGCCAGGTCGTCTGCTGCGCCGGATCTCGCTCCCAGCCACCGTCCTCGTCCGGCCTCTACTATTTTCGGATCTTTGCCAAAAAAAAATGTCTGCTGCATCAGGCTATGTTTCGGTCCCTCGCTGTCCGGTGATCTTTGATGGTACTAACTACACCGAGTTCGCTGGCTTCATGCGCATTCACATGCGTGGCATCCGTCTCTGGGGTGTTCTTTCTGGCGAGGTCTGCTGTCCGCCACGTCCGGTTCCTCCGGTGGCCCCTACTCCGCCGACTCCACTGGTTCTTCCTCCGGATGCTAATCAGGCTGCCAAGGATGCGGCTAAGATTGCTGATGAGGCTGCTGATCGTGCCTATGATGAGAGGGCTTTGGCTTATGAGGAGGCTCTTCAGATGTATCATGGTGCTTTGTCTGTTTACACTCAGTGGCTTGatgatgatgctcgtgctgcagctgttctcactgctagtgttctgcctcagtttgcttctgagtttctgggtcttcctactgtcttccagatgtggacctgtcttcgtcagcgctatgagccctctggtgatgccttATATCTTTCTGTGGTTTgtcaggagcatgctcttcagcagggtgactCTACTGTTGATGACTTTTATGCACAGAGTTCTGCTATCTGGCGCCAGCTTGATTCTCTCCGCAGTGCTGATTGTCGTACTTGCCCCTGCTGCCAGGCTGTCCAAGCCGATTTGGAGTTTCATCGCGTCTATGAGTTTCTGTCTCGGCTCCGTAAGGAGTTTGAGCCCCGGCGTGCTCAGTTGTTTGCTCGTGGCCGTATTTCTCTCATGGAGGCGCTTTCAGAGATTCGTGCTGAGGAGACTCGCCTACGTGGTGCTGGTTTGCTGGAGGTTCCCTCTGTGCTCGCTACTCGGGTTTCTTCCACTCCACCTGCTGCACCGCCCCATTCTCGCTCGAGTGCTCCGCCGCTCTTGCCCACTCCTTCTGGAGGCTCAGGTCGGCCCCGTTCACATTGTGACTACTGCAACAATGATGGTCATATTGAGTCCCAGTGCTACACAAAGCGGAAACACCTGCGCAAGGCACGATCATCCTCCTCAGGGACTTCGTCATCTCCCTCGCCAGCTTCAGCCATTGCTTTGACCGAGCAGGATATTCTGAGACTTAAGCGTCTGCTCGCGGCTTCAGGTTCTTCCTCGACGGGTACTGCTGGTTCTGTGACTGATGCTTCCCGCACTGAGCACCCGCCctctacacagtcaggtacatccccatgggttctggattctggagcttcttttcatatgtcttctcattcttccgcTTTGTCTTCTCTTCGCTCGCTGGATTCTCCTGTTCATGTCTTCACTGCTGATGGTACTCCACTTTCTGTTGCTAGTAGAGGCCATCTTTCTACTCCTTcttattctgttcctgatgttgctcatgttcctcgacttaccatgaatctgttttctgccggtcaacttactgattctggttgtcgtgtcatccttgatgttgactcttgttctgtccaggatcgtcgcacgcacactctggttggggctggccctcgccgccgtgattctcagggtctttgggagttggactggcttcatgttccttccgctgccaccaccatcgCCAGTTCCTCCGCTGCTGTCGCTTCTGTTACTGGTTCCTtcaagcagtggcatcatcgacttGGTCATCTGTGTGGTTCTCGATTATCGTCTTTAGTTCGTCGAGGTCTTCTGGGGTCTGTCTCAGGAGATGTCTCTTTAGAGTGTCAGGGTTGTCGTCTTGGCAAGCAGATTCAGCTACCATATTCTCATAGTGAGTCAGTGTCT
This genomic window from Aegilops tauschii subsp. strangulata cultivar AL8/78 chromosome 4, Aet v6.0, whole genome shotgun sequence contains:
- the LOC141021367 gene encoding uncharacterized protein translates to MSAASGYVSVPRCPVIFDGTNYTEFAGFMRIHMRGIRLWGVLSGEVCCPPRPVPPVAPTPPTPLVLPPDANQAAKDAAKIADEAADRAYDERALAYEEALQMYHGALSVYTQWLDDDARAAAVLTASVLPQFASEFLGLPTVFQMWTCLRQRYEPSGDALYLSVVCQEHALQQGDSTVDDFYAQSSAIWRQLDSLRSADCRTCPCCQAVQADLEFHRVYEFLSRLRKEFEPRRAQLFARGRISLMEALSEIRAEETRLRGAGLLEVPSVLATRVSSTPPAAPPHSRSSAPPLLPTPSGGSGRPRSHCDYCNNDGHIESQCYTKRKHLRKARSSSSGTSSSPSPASAIALTEQDILRLKRLLAASGSSSTGTAGSVTDASRTEHPPSTQSGSSHAHSGWGWPSPP